A window of the Chthoniobacterales bacterium genome harbors these coding sequences:
- a CDS encoding ABC transporter permease — MAAFIVRRLLISTVLLFFISLISFFIITLTPGSPYPWGELNPKISEEVKRVFREKFHLDRPLHEQYALIMRDLFTGRLRSIKDERPVLEKIGERLPATVALNLGALALSLSFGLLLGIYGARHAGRPPDVITSIIAFVFIALPGFWVSYLAAIALVDWAAVPILGTHTIGVAFSNGAEVLLDRWWHVMLPASILAIGGIAVQSRFIRASMIETLREDYIRTARAKGLDENAVFYRHALRNSIRPLITGIGMLLPALIGGAVIVENIFAYPGMGRLGYEAVLERDYPTLVALNFVTAALVLLGNLLADVLYAVVDPRVRLE; from the coding sequence ATGGCCGCCTTCATCGTCAGACGCTTGCTCATCTCGACCGTCCTGCTGTTTTTCATCAGCCTGATTTCGTTTTTCATCATCACGCTGACCCCTGGCAGCCCTTATCCGTGGGGCGAGCTGAATCCGAAAATTTCCGAGGAAGTGAAGCGTGTTTTTCGCGAGAAGTTCCATCTGGATCGACCGCTGCACGAGCAATACGCGCTGATCATGCGAGACCTCTTCACGGGTCGTTTGCGCAGCATCAAGGATGAGCGGCCGGTCTTGGAAAAGATCGGCGAGCGGCTGCCGGCCACGGTCGCGCTCAACCTCGGTGCGCTGGCGCTCTCGCTGAGCTTCGGGCTGCTGCTCGGTATCTACGGTGCGCGGCACGCGGGACGTCCGCCTGATGTCATTACCAGCATCATAGCTTTCGTGTTCATCGCCCTGCCGGGTTTCTGGGTTTCGTATTTGGCGGCTATCGCGCTGGTGGATTGGGCGGCCGTTCCGATCCTCGGAACGCACACCATCGGCGTGGCGTTTTCCAATGGTGCCGAGGTCCTGCTCGACCGTTGGTGGCACGTGATGCTTCCGGCTTCCATTCTCGCGATCGGCGGTATTGCGGTGCAGTCGCGTTTTATCCGCGCCAGCATGATCGAGACTTTACGAGAGGACTACATCCGCACCGCACGTGCGAAAGGGTTGGACGAGAATGCTGTCTTCTACCGCCACGCCCTTCGCAACTCGATCCGCCCGCTCATCACCGGAATCGGCATGCTGTTGCCCGCGCTGATCGGCGGTGCGGTGATCGTTGAAAATATTTTTGCTTACCCGGGAATGGGGCGTCTGGGTTACGAGGCGGTGCTTGAGCGTGATTACCCCACGCTCGTGGCGTTGAACTTTGTCACCGCGGCACTCGTGCTTCTGGGCAACTTGCTGGCCGATGTGCTCTATGCCGTGGTGGATCCGAGAGTGAGGCTCGAATGA
- a CDS encoding thiamine pyrophosphate-dependent dehydrogenase E1 component subunit alpha → MLLARATEDKLASLYRAGMIKGGVFLGKGQEALSTASAIFLRKGDIFGPLIRDQAGRLAFGDTVLDTFRTYLGSAQGPMRGRDGNIHRGRPREGYYAMISHLGAMVPVVAGGLYARRLRGETGVVGVTSIGDGGTSTGAFHEGINLAAVERLPLVVVIANNQYAYSTPNNRQFACGDLLDKAAGYGIAGYKCDGTDPAACLETLHMAVQSAREGNGPQMVVATLLRLVGHGEHDDAGYVDASLRKANVGRDCLEVGANQLAENGLARPEDIAAWTKEAQAEVEAALNKAQREKGPDPSAEEWCAISTARLIDGHSGAEEE, encoded by the coding sequence ATGCTGCTCGCGCGGGCCACGGAGGACAAGCTGGCGAGCCTTTATCGAGCCGGCATGATCAAGGGCGGAGTGTTCCTCGGCAAAGGGCAGGAAGCACTCAGCACCGCCTCGGCCATTTTTCTGCGCAAAGGCGACATCTTCGGCCCGCTCATCCGCGATCAGGCCGGACGCCTTGCGTTCGGCGACACCGTGCTCGACACCTTCCGCACCTATCTCGGATCAGCCCAAGGCCCCATGCGCGGACGCGACGGCAATATCCACCGCGGCCGCCCGCGCGAAGGCTATTACGCGATGATCAGCCATCTCGGTGCGATGGTTCCCGTCGTGGCCGGCGGACTTTACGCGCGGCGATTGCGCGGTGAGACGGGAGTTGTCGGGGTCACCTCGATCGGCGACGGCGGAACATCCACGGGCGCCTTCCACGAGGGCATCAACCTCGCCGCCGTCGAGCGCTTGCCGCTCGTCGTCGTCATCGCGAACAACCAATACGCATACTCCACGCCGAACAACCGCCAGTTCGCCTGCGGCGACCTGCTGGACAAAGCCGCCGGATACGGGATTGCAGGCTACAAATGCGACGGCACAGATCCCGCGGCGTGCCTCGAGACTTTGCACATGGCGGTCCAGTCCGCCCGCGAGGGCAACGGACCTCAGATGGTGGTTGCCACACTCCTGCGTCTTGTCGGCCACGGCGAGCACGACGACGCCGGCTACGTCGATGCCAGCCTGCGCAAGGCCAACGTGGGACGCGACTGCCTCGAAGTCGGCGCGAACCAACTCGCCGAAAACGGGCTCGCCCGCCCCGAGGACATCGCGGCCTGGACCAAGGAGGCACAGGCCGAAGTCGAAGCGGCACTGAACAAAGCACAGCGCGAAAAAGGACCCGATCCGTCCGCGGAGGAATGGTGCGCCATTTCCACCGCGCGGCTCATCGACGGGCATTCCGGAGCGGAGGAAGAATGA
- a CDS encoding alpha-ketoacid dehydrogenase subunit beta, translating to MSVTYLEAIRAAQEKALAEDPRVFIYGQDVGVFGGAFKATKNLAAEFPGRVMDSPLSEDAIVGMAIGAAIEGARPIVEMQFADFSTVGFNQIVNQAATLYYRTDVPCPIVVRLPSGGTLGAGPFHSQSMEAIYSHYPGIVVMTPATVEDAYSMLLEAVSIDDPVVFCEHKLLYYHLKAEKLPDTAMPAGKARIARAGRDATVVTYSAMLHESLQAAEELVQEGWQIEVIDLRTVKPLDTDTVLASVARTGRMLAVGEAWPWGGVTAEVIARVATEGFGLLDAAPMRLNAKETPVPYHPDLWAAHRPTATTIAARLRQLLTQ from the coding sequence ATGAGCGTCACCTATCTCGAAGCGATCCGCGCCGCACAGGAAAAAGCGCTGGCCGAAGATCCGCGCGTGTTCATTTATGGTCAGGACGTCGGTGTCTTCGGTGGCGCGTTCAAAGCGACGAAAAATCTCGCCGCCGAATTTCCCGGTCGCGTCATGGACTCGCCGCTGAGCGAAGATGCCATCGTCGGCATGGCCATAGGAGCCGCCATCGAAGGCGCTCGGCCCATCGTGGAAATGCAGTTCGCCGACTTTTCGACCGTCGGCTTCAACCAGATCGTCAACCAGGCGGCCACGCTCTATTACCGCACGGATGTTCCCTGCCCAATAGTTGTGCGCCTGCCCAGCGGCGGCACACTCGGCGCGGGTCCCTTCCACAGCCAGAGCATGGAAGCGATTTATTCGCACTATCCCGGTATTGTCGTTATGACACCGGCGACGGTCGAGGACGCCTACAGCATGCTTCTTGAAGCTGTGTCGATCGACGATCCCGTCGTGTTCTGCGAGCACAAGCTACTCTATTACCACCTCAAAGCCGAAAAACTTCCCGACACTGCCATGCCCGCAGGCAAGGCGCGCATCGCCCGCGCCGGTCGCGACGCGACCGTCGTGACCTACAGCGCAATGCTCCACGAGTCGCTGCAGGCGGCCGAGGAACTCGTCCAAGAAGGCTGGCAAATAGAAGTCATCGACCTGCGCACGGTCAAACCTCTCGACACCGACACCGTTCTCGCCTCGGTCGCGCGCACAGGAAGAATGCTCGCTGTCGGCGAAGCATGGCCGTGGGGCGGCGTGACCGCCGAAGTCATTGCGCGCGTGGCCACCGAAGGATTCGGTCTTCTCGACGCGGCACCGATGCGCCTCAACGCCAAAGAAACGCCCGTGCCTTACCATCCGGATTTGTGGGCGGCGCACCGGCCGACCGCCACCACCATCGCCGCGCGACTGCGCCAGCTTCTCACCCAATAA
- a CDS encoding 2-oxo acid dehydrogenase subunit E2 → MARIPLLMPQLGESIAEATIVRLIAKPGDDIVGDTDVMEVETNKAVMGVVAPCSGKLVELRAAEGESYAVGATLGYLEVSDEDAERMGYLEPEETAANGQPVGSMPAGAPEAPKKKRVAKPEVKHSDKPEPVIKGLPVPAHAGGASYLSPRMKARMTELGLSAADLAGVAGSGAGGRVTIEDFERFMENLDQQKVTEASSMRVAVADAMRRSWTRPLATVVLPVELDKMLAHRKASAEKAGVSLYALRALAMALSENSAPAGRLIGSQVIHPGSIDIGFAVEAEDGVLVPVIRNADKHTLKELVPIYARLVELARQRRLTPADMGQCISTVTNYGTFGLTLATPIPLPEQTVLLGLGAGRIEPKWDKEKSQFVPVTVARFTLSFDHRVLDGGAAGRLLTRIADLLNSPEQL, encoded by the coding sequence ATGGCCCGCATTCCTCTGCTCATGCCCCAACTCGGCGAATCGATCGCCGAGGCCACCATCGTTCGTCTCATCGCCAAACCCGGAGACGACATCGTCGGCGACACGGACGTGATGGAAGTCGAGACGAACAAGGCGGTCATGGGCGTGGTGGCCCCCTGCAGCGGCAAACTCGTCGAACTGCGCGCGGCAGAGGGAGAAAGTTATGCCGTCGGCGCGACCCTCGGCTATCTCGAGGTGTCGGACGAGGACGCGGAACGCATGGGCTACCTCGAGCCGGAGGAGACCGCGGCCAACGGACAACCCGTCGGCTCCATGCCGGCCGGCGCTCCCGAAGCCCCGAAGAAAAAACGCGTGGCCAAGCCCGAGGTGAAACATTCGGACAAGCCCGAACCTGTCATCAAAGGTCTTCCCGTTCCCGCCCATGCCGGAGGTGCGTCATATCTTTCCCCCCGCATGAAGGCGCGCATGACAGAACTCGGACTCAGCGCCGCCGATCTGGCCGGCGTGGCCGGTAGCGGCGCGGGAGGACGCGTGACCATCGAGGACTTCGAGCGGTTCATGGAAAATCTCGACCAGCAGAAGGTCACCGAAGCTTCTTCCATGCGCGTGGCCGTGGCCGACGCGATGCGCCGCAGTTGGACGCGCCCCTTGGCCACTGTGGTCTTGCCCGTCGAACTGGACAAGATGCTCGCTCACCGTAAAGCGTCCGCGGAAAAAGCCGGCGTTTCACTTTATGCACTGCGCGCGTTGGCCATGGCGCTTTCGGAAAACAGCGCGCCAGCCGGACGCCTCATCGGCAGCCAGGTGATCCATCCTGGCTCGATCGATATCGGCTTCGCGGTCGAAGCCGAGGACGGGGTGCTAGTGCCGGTTATAAGGAATGCGGACAAGCACACGCTGAAAGAACTGGTCCCGATTTACGCGCGCTTGGTCGAACTCGCGCGCCAGCGCCGGCTCACGCCGGCCGACATGGGACAGTGCATTTCCACCGTGACCAATTACGGCACCTTCGGCCTGACTTTGGCCACACCGATTCCCCTGCCCGAGCAGACTGTGCTCCTCGGACTCGGCGCCGGGCGCATCGAGCCGAAATGGGACAAAGAGAAAAGCCAGTTCGTGCCTGTCACCGTCGCGCGCTTCACTTTGAGCTTCGATCACCGCGTGCTCGACGGCGGCGCCGCCGGCCGCCTGCTCACCCGCATAGCAGACTTACTCAACAGTCCCGAACAACTTTGA
- the sufD gene encoding Fe-S cluster assembly protein SufD — translation MIMATAPVSGVPLMEGALVEGNWPEWFVASRQRGWEDFQRLPAPAAKDEKWRFSNVKALALDGFRYPAAVTDASALVERSVGLGESAARFVFGNNRLLSATAPAADLVKAGLVVMTLEEAATKHADLVQKHFMAQEAKLGSAKYAALHRSGPVSGVFIRVPKDLIVEKPIEIFHWVEGENSAVFPHTLVVCERHSKATVVDCFRSADDAAAFVCGVNDLVVEDGAKLNYVGVQQWSAGTTAFHLNSTTVGRDASCLGMQVNLGGKFVRNESYSRMVAEGARSDMLSVNIASNEQMIDQRTFQDHAKPNATSDLLYQNALTGKGRTVFSGVIRVEPGAHKTDAYQKVRNIVLSDDAEANSMPGLEIEADDVRCTHGATTAQVDDRELFYLQARGIRPETARQLLVMGFFNTVLDRLSDTTLRGHIETLVDKRLATALRS, via the coding sequence ATGATTATGGCTACCGCACCTGTTTCCGGCGTCCCCTTGATGGAAGGCGCCCTTGTCGAAGGTAATTGGCCCGAGTGGTTCGTCGCGTCGCGTCAGCGCGGATGGGAGGATTTCCAAAGACTCCCAGCGCCCGCGGCGAAGGACGAAAAATGGCGTTTTTCCAACGTCAAAGCCCTCGCGCTCGACGGCTTCCGTTATCCCGCGGCGGTGACTGATGCCTCTGCGCTGGTCGAACGCTCAGTTGGGCTCGGCGAATCCGCAGCCCGGTTCGTTTTCGGCAACAATCGTCTTCTGTCTGCCACCGCTCCCGCCGCGGATCTGGTCAAAGCCGGTCTTGTGGTCATGACCCTCGAGGAAGCTGCCACGAAACATGCTGATCTCGTGCAAAAGCATTTCATGGCGCAGGAAGCCAAACTCGGCTCGGCCAAATACGCCGCGTTACACCGCTCGGGTCCGGTCAGCGGCGTCTTCATCCGCGTGCCCAAAGACCTCATCGTCGAGAAACCGATCGAGATTTTCCATTGGGTCGAAGGTGAAAACTCCGCCGTTTTCCCGCACACGCTCGTCGTCTGCGAACGCCACAGCAAAGCGACGGTCGTCGATTGCTTCCGCAGCGCCGATGACGCTGCTGCCTTCGTCTGCGGGGTCAACGACCTCGTTGTCGAGGACGGTGCCAAGCTGAACTACGTCGGCGTGCAGCAATGGAGCGCCGGCACCACCGCGTTCCATCTGAACTCCACCACGGTCGGACGTGACGCGTCGTGCCTCGGCATGCAGGTCAATCTCGGCGGCAAATTCGTCCGCAACGAGAGCTACAGCCGCATGGTTGCCGAGGGTGCGCGCAGTGACATGCTCTCGGTCAACATCGCGTCGAACGAACAGATGATCGACCAGCGCACCTTCCAGGATCACGCCAAGCCGAATGCCACGAGTGATCTGCTTTACCAGAACGCCCTGACCGGCAAAGGCCGCACCGTGTTCTCCGGCGTCATCCGCGTCGAACCCGGCGCGCACAAGACGGATGCCTACCAGAAAGTGCGCAACATCGTTCTGAGCGACGATGCCGAAGCCAACAGCATGCCCGGCTTGGAAATCGAAGCCGACGATGTCCGTTGCACGCACGGAGCGACCACCGCGCAAGTCGATGACCGCGAGCTGTTCTATCTGCAGGCGAGGGGTATCCGCCCCGAGACTGCGCGGCAATTGCTCGTCATGGGATTCTTCAACACCGTCCTCGACCGCCTTTCGGACACCACACTCCGGGGCCACATCGAGACTCTTGTCGATAAACGCCTCGCCACTGCTCTCCGCAGTTGA
- the sufB gene encoding Fe-S cluster assembly protein SufB, whose amino-acid sequence MSDAQTQLEIDREKGNFRYDVDYEFDAGTGLTEKTIDYISGVKGEPDWIREFRKDALKKFLEKPMPTHWASKDLENIIFDNIRYYLAQGQKPKRSWDEVPDEVKKTFERLGIPEQERKFLAGVEAQFDSEAAYSNIKEAVGKQGVIFVGSTEGLKEHPEIFRKWFGKVIPTGDNKFSALNSAVFSGGSFIYVPPGVKVSHPLQAYFRINAENFGQFERTLIIADEGSEVTYMEGCTAPKFDTATLHSAVVELVALKGAKIQYITVQNWSNNVFNLVTKRGLAMEDAEVKWIDCNIGSRLTMKYPGVVMKGRRARGEVISIALAGDGQHQDTGAKMIHAADETTSNIVSKSISVGTGRATYRGLVNVPRHLKGCKNNTECDALLINSNSRTDTYPAITVRGTGNACQHEASVSQVSEEQIFYMQQRGLTEAQAMSLSVNGFVNDLVRQFPMEYSVELKRLIDLEMEGSVG is encoded by the coding sequence ATGAGCGACGCACAGACCCAACTGGAAATCGACCGCGAGAAGGGCAACTTCCGCTACGACGTCGATTACGAATTCGACGCCGGCACCGGGCTTACCGAAAAGACCATCGACTACATCAGCGGCGTCAAAGGCGAGCCCGATTGGATCCGCGAATTCCGCAAGGACGCGCTGAAAAAATTCCTCGAGAAGCCCATGCCCACCCATTGGGCCTCGAAGGACCTCGAGAACATCATTTTCGACAACATCCGCTACTACCTTGCGCAGGGGCAGAAGCCCAAACGCTCGTGGGACGAAGTGCCCGATGAAGTTAAGAAGACTTTCGAGCGTCTCGGTATTCCCGAGCAGGAGCGAAAGTTCCTCGCGGGCGTGGAAGCGCAATTCGACAGCGAGGCGGCCTACTCCAATATCAAGGAAGCGGTCGGCAAGCAGGGCGTCATTTTCGTCGGCAGCACCGAGGGCCTCAAGGAGCACCCGGAAATTTTCCGCAAGTGGTTCGGCAAGGTCATTCCGACCGGCGACAACAAATTCAGCGCGCTCAACAGCGCGGTCTTCAGCGGCGGCTCGTTCATCTACGTCCCGCCCGGCGTCAAAGTCTCGCACCCGCTCCAAGCCTACTTCCGCATCAACGCGGAAAACTTCGGACAGTTCGAACGCACCCTCATCATCGCCGACGAGGGCTCCGAGGTCACCTACATGGAAGGTTGCACCGCACCGAAGTTCGACACGGCCACGCTGCACAGCGCGGTCGTCGAGCTGGTCGCGCTCAAGGGCGCGAAAATCCAATACATCACCGTGCAAAACTGGTCGAACAACGTGTTCAATCTCGTGACCAAGCGCGGCCTGGCCATGGAAGATGCCGAGGTCAAGTGGATCGACTGCAATATCGGTTCGCGCCTAACCATGAAATATCCGGGCGTCGTCATGAAGGGGCGCCGCGCCCGCGGCGAAGTGATCTCCATCGCCTTGGCCGGCGATGGACAGCACCAGGACACCGGCGCGAAAATGATCCACGCCGCCGACGAGACCACGAGCAACATCGTGTCGAAGTCGATCAGCGTTGGCACCGGTCGTGCCACTTACCGCGGACTGGTCAATGTCCCGCGCCACCTCAAAGGCTGCAAAAACAACACCGAGTGCGATGCGTTGCTTATCAACAGCAACAGCCGCACCGACACGTATCCGGCCATCACCGTGCGCGGCACCGGCAACGCCTGCCAGCACGAGGCCAGTGTCAGTCAGGTCAGCGAAGAGCAGATCTTCTACATGCAGCAACGCGGACTCACCGAGGCGCAGGCCATGAGCCTCAGCGTGAACGGATTCGTCAACGATCTCGTGCGCCAATTCCCCATGGAATACAGCGTCGAACTCAAACGCCTGATCGATCTCGAAATGGAAGGGTCGGTCGGCTGA
- the sufC gene encoding Fe-S cluster assembly ATPase SufC — protein sequence MKHLKIENLHVSIGDREILRGLSLDLPTGQVHAIMGPNGSGKSTLAKVIAGHPDYTVTSGNILFDGESILEMEPDERARKGIFLAFQYPSEIPGVTIANFIRAALQARLPEGEELEATDYYAKLYEKMDLLEMPRQFTSRSVNEGFSGGEKKRCEILQMAMLQPTFALLDETDSGLDIDALKIVSHGVNSLRGPDTGMLVITHYQRLLNYIVPDVVHVMVNGRIVESGTKELALKLEAEGYDWANEPEAEEAAAR from the coding sequence ATGAAACACCTGAAAATCGAAAACCTTCATGTCAGCATCGGCGACCGCGAGATTCTCCGCGGCCTCTCCCTCGACCTGCCGACCGGACAAGTGCACGCCATCATGGGCCCGAACGGCTCGGGCAAGAGCACGCTGGCCAAAGTCATCGCCGGCCATCCCGACTACACTGTCACATCCGGCAATATTCTTTTCGACGGCGAGAGCATCCTCGAGATGGAACCCGACGAGCGCGCGCGCAAAGGCATCTTCCTCGCCTTCCAATATCCGAGCGAAATCCCGGGCGTAACCATCGCCAATTTCATCCGCGCGGCCCTTCAGGCCCGCTTGCCCGAGGGTGAAGAACTCGAGGCCACCGATTATTACGCCAAGCTCTACGAGAAGATGGACCTCCTCGAGATGCCCCGCCAGTTCACCTCGCGCTCGGTCAACGAGGGCTTTTCCGGCGGCGAGAAAAAACGCTGCGAGATCCTGCAAATGGCCATGCTCCAGCCGACGTTCGCTTTGCTTGACGAGACGGATTCCGGCCTCGATATCGACGCGCTCAAGATCGTTTCGCACGGCGTGAACTCCCTGCGCGGACCGGACACCGGCATGCTGGTCATCACGCACTACCAGCGGCTGCTCAATTACATCGTTCCGGACGTCGTCCACGTGATGGTCAACGGCCGCATCGTCGAGAGCGGCACGAAGGAACTCGCCCTCAAGCTTGAAGCCGAGGGCTACGACTGGGCCAACGAACCCGAGGCGGAGGAAGCCGCTGCACGTTGA
- a CDS encoding transcriptional repressor: MTAVTASSKRQLKRYEESIAQDGLRLTRQRRHVYEVLLGRQDHPTAMEVFLRAKPRMKTLSLATVYNVLETLADRGLVRKVHLDSGSTRYCANNSKHGHFTCTSCGAVMDLPLLPGAQLEKLHQLPRGYTVTQQEVSLHGLCASCRKNHN, translated from the coding sequence ATGACCGCTGTCACCGCCAGCTCCAAGCGTCAGCTCAAGCGCTACGAAGAGTCGATTGCGCAGGACGGCCTGCGCCTCACCCGCCAGCGCCGGCACGTTTACGAGGTGCTCCTGGGCCGCCAGGACCATCCGACAGCCATGGAAGTTTTTCTACGGGCCAAGCCGCGGATGAAGACGCTTTCGCTGGCCACAGTTTACAACGTCCTCGAAACGCTGGCCGACCGCGGCCTGGTGCGCAAAGTGCACCTCGACAGCGGATCGACCCGCTATTGCGCCAACAACTCCAAGCACGGACACTTCACCTGCACTTCCTGCGGCGCGGTGATGGATTTGCCGCTGTTGCCCGGTGCGCAACTTGAAAAACTCCATCAGCTGCCCCGGGGATACACGGTGACGCAGCAGGAGGTTTCGCTGCACGGTCTCTGCGCAAGCTGCCGCAAAAACCACAACTGA
- a CDS encoding DUF1460 domain-containing protein: protein MVLAAQEHLVNVPALAGEAQAVLRNRLFVALELTLGAGGDSGHGSGKLEAGQFISRIILNKDGSAMLPQCAILPPMRPLLASLSLLFFCSSLAAAAGLPLEKTFVGPAKFHQLMKRGYDAGWGALPLGERVNKFALALQGTPYVNYTLELHDRIEAPSVNMNGMDCWTLFETALAMGRLVAMHPPPYSPQEMLRLIEIDRYRGGRCTGRFDSRLHHLEQWLYDNEARGLVQNVTPSLGGVKLHRDMQDMGAKPHLYRQLRADPSMVPEFIRIENELSRRGISYIPKSRVPGIESKLRNGDIVCIVTNWHGSYTSHVGIASRDKSGDLRFLHASKNYRKVVLDSRLSDYLNKFSTHAGIYVVRPLDLPPTQEMAAR, encoded by the coding sequence ATGGTCCTGGCGGCCCAGGAGCACCTCGTAAACGTGCCGGCGCTGGCGGGTGAGGCGCAGGCCGTCCTGCGCAATCGACTCTTCGTAGCGCTTGAGCTGACGCTTGGAGCTGGCGGTGACAGCGGTCATGGAAGCGGGAAGCTAGAGGCCGGACAATTTATTTCAAGAATAATTCTTAATAAGGACGGCAGTGCAATGCTTCCGCAGTGTGCTATCTTGCCGCCCATGAGACCCCTTCTTGCCTCGCTGTCACTTCTCTTCTTCTGTTCTTCGCTTGCAGCCGCTGCCGGCCTCCCTTTGGAAAAAACTTTTGTCGGACCGGCGAAATTCCATCAGTTGATGAAGCGCGGCTACGATGCAGGATGGGGTGCACTGCCGCTCGGCGAGCGCGTCAACAAGTTCGCCCTCGCGCTGCAGGGGACCCCTTACGTGAACTACACGCTCGAGCTGCACGACCGCATCGAGGCGCCTTCGGTCAACATGAACGGCATGGATTGCTGGACGCTGTTCGAGACGGCTCTGGCCATGGGTCGCCTGGTTGCGATGCATCCGCCCCCGTATTCCCCGCAGGAGATGCTGCGACTGATCGAAATCGACCGCTACCGCGGCGGCCGTTGCACCGGACGCTTCGATTCGCGGTTGCACCATCTCGAGCAATGGCTTTACGACAACGAGGCGCGCGGTCTCGTGCAGAATGTCACACCTTCGCTGGGGGGCGTGAAGCTTCATCGCGACATGCAGGACATGGGTGCCAAGCCGCACCTCTACCGCCAGTTGCGCGCTGATCCCTCGATGGTTCCCGAATTTATCCGCATCGAAAACGAGCTTTCGCGCCGCGGTATCAGCTACATCCCGAAATCGAGGGTGCCGGGTATCGAATCCAAACTCCGCAACGGCGACATTGTCTGCATCGTGACCAACTGGCACGGATCCTACACGTCCCATGTCGGCATCGCCTCGCGCGACAAAAGCGGCGATCTGCGTTTTCTCCACGCCTCGAAAAACTACCGCAAAGTCGTGCTCGACTCGCGCCTGAGCGATTACCTCAACAAGTTCAGCACGCACGCAGGCATCTACGTGGTGCGCCCGCTGGATCTTCCGCCAACGCAGGAAATGGCCGCGCGCTGA
- the lysA gene encoding diaminopimelate decarboxylase, with product MHEFAYRDGRLFCEGVSLEGLADEHGTPLYVYSAKTIREHYRRLDGALEGLDHRVCFAMKANSNLAVLDLLAREGAGFDIVSGGELFRVLKAGGRADLCTFAGVGKTREEIEYALEQGVYSFNVESEPELEFINEIAAAMGKKAPVALRVNPDVDAQTHKYISTGKSHNKFGIGIDRILGIYKEASKLPYLQLRGIQTHIGSQILETTPFVEAVRKLVPIVEELKKLHGIEFFSIGGGVGIIYRGTLESGAPDWWKRADEDGGKRIGFDDYANALVPLLQPLGLKILLEPGRSLVGNAGVLLASVLYVKRTPAKTFVITDSGMNDLIRPALYEGHHEIVPLKEPAAGAPLSPVDVVGPVCESGDFFAQDRGLPEVAAGDRLALLSAGAYGFVMASNYNSRRLPAEILVDGDKVLIVRERQTWDDLIAGEKIAAA from the coding sequence ATGCACGAATTTGCTTACCGCGACGGGCGCCTTTTCTGCGAGGGCGTTTCCTTGGAAGGCTTGGCGGACGAGCACGGCACGCCGCTTTACGTTTACAGCGCGAAGACCATACGCGAGCACTATCGGCGGCTCGATGGGGCGCTCGAAGGCCTCGATCACCGGGTGTGCTTCGCCATGAAGGCCAATTCGAATCTCGCCGTGCTCGATCTTCTCGCGCGCGAGGGCGCAGGTTTCGACATCGTGTCCGGCGGCGAATTGTTCCGCGTGCTCAAGGCGGGCGGAAGAGCGGATCTCTGCACCTTCGCCGGCGTCGGCAAGACGCGCGAGGAAATCGAATACGCCCTCGAACAGGGCGTTTACTCGTTCAATGTGGAATCGGAGCCGGAACTCGAGTTTATCAACGAGATCGCGGCCGCCATGGGGAAAAAAGCACCGGTCGCCCTGCGCGTGAATCCCGACGTTGATGCCCAGACGCACAAATACATCTCGACCGGCAAAAGCCACAACAAGTTCGGTATCGGCATCGATCGTATCCTCGGCATCTACAAAGAGGCGTCGAAATTGCCCTACCTGCAGCTGCGCGGAATCCAAACCCACATCGGTTCGCAGATTTTGGAAACAACGCCTTTCGTCGAGGCCGTGCGCAAGCTCGTGCCGATCGTCGAGGAGCTGAAGAAACTTCACGGCATCGAGTTTTTCAGCATCGGCGGGGGTGTCGGGATTATTTACCGCGGAACTTTGGAAAGCGGTGCCCCGGATTGGTGGAAGCGTGCGGATGAAGACGGCGGGAAGCGTATCGGTTTCGACGACTACGCAAACGCCCTGGTTCCTTTGCTGCAACCTCTGGGTTTGAAAATCCTTCTCGAACCCGGACGCAGCCTCGTCGGCAACGCCGGCGTCCTGCTGGCTTCCGTGCTTTATGTGAAGCGCACACCCGCCAAGACATTCGTCATCACCGATTCCGGCATGAACGACCTCATCCGTCCGGCGCTCTACGAGGGGCACCACGAAATTGTGCCGCTCAAAGAACCGGCAGCAGGTGCGCCGCTTAGTCCGGTCGATGTGGTCGGCCCGGTTTGCGAAAGCGGCGACTTCTTCGCGCAGGATCGCGGGTTGCCCGAGGTCGCCGCGGGCGACCGTCTCGCGCTGCTCAGCGCGGGCGCCTACGGGTTTGTCATGGCCTCGAATTACAACTCGCGCCGCTTGCCCGCGGAAATTCTCGTCGATGGCGACAAGGTGCTGATCGTGCGCGAGCGCCAGACGTGGGACGACCTGATCGCGGGGGAGAAAATCGCGGCTGCCTGA